In Mastacembelus armatus chromosome 5, fMasArm1.2, whole genome shotgun sequence, a single genomic region encodes these proteins:
- the LOC113130624 gene encoding zinc finger protein with KRAB and SCAN domains 1-like: MTKLELLNVFLNDRLTAAAEEIFRAVKDTVVEYQSEILRSKEENERLRRLLNVAVSRLLLQPEPHSAQPQEDSQPCQSEWRSSVDVVQQVKEEPKVTTIQTDEARDSEEGNCSHTEPLQRPHPPTARTVCSRQSVSPAPLTSQEIKLKSEREDARKQQPINSLSSSPVDHSKRRVTQSDSCASNEKSLRTPKIEPQKKGQLRSNGKQGTYIQQIKYVRPLKPPPPRSSHPSQSIQKWHSCKECGKGFSFACQLEVHMRWHTKEKPYSCAVCRKSFTTVSMLKRHHRIHTGEKPFRCHVCGKCFNQSAHLNTHFRLHTRERASWSRAPHTK, encoded by the exons ATGACCAAACTAGAGCTGTTAAACGTGTTTCTGAACGACAGGCTGACCGCGGCCGCTGAGGAGATTTTCCGAGCCGTGAAAGACACGGTGGTGGAGTATCAGAGCGAAATTCTGCGCTCCAAGGAGGAGAACGAGCGGCTCCGACGGCTGCTCAACGTAGCCGTCAGCCggctcctgctgcagccag aACCTCACTCTGCCCAGCCCCAAGAAGACAGCCAGCCGTGTCAGTCTGAGTGGAGAAGCAGTGTGGACGTAGTGCAACAGGTTAAAGAAGAGCCGAAAGTAACAACCATTCAAACAGATGAAGCAAGAGACTCAGAGGAAGGAAATTGTAGTCATACTGAGCCACTACAGAGACCCCATCCTCCAACAGCCAGGACTGTGTGCAGCAGACAGAGTGTCTCTCCAGCTCCTCTAACATCACAGGAGATTAAATTgaagagtgaaagagaggatGCCAGAAAACAGCAGCCAATCAACAGTTTATCATCCTCACCAGTTGATCATTCAAAACGCAGAGTGACTCAGAGTGATTCTTGTGCCAGTAATGAAAAGAGTCTCAGGACTCCAAAAATAGAACCACAGAAGAAAGGGCAACTTCGCTCAAATGGAAAACAGGGAACATATATACAGCAGATCAAGTATGTGAGGCCTCTGAAACCGCCTCCTCCCCGCTCCTCTCACCCTAGCCAGAGCATACAGAAGTGGCACAGCTGTAAAGAGTGCGGGAAGGGCTTCAGCTTCGCCTGCCAGCTGGAGGTCCACATGCGCTGGCACACGAAGGAGAAGCCGTACAGCTGTGCGGTGTGTCGCAAGAGCTTCACCACAGTCAGCATGCTGAAGAGGCACCACCGCATCCACACTGGAGAGAAACCCTTCCGCTGCCATGTCTGTGGGAAATGTTTCAACCAGTCAGCACACCTCAACACGCACTTCAGGCTCCACACCAGGGAGAGGGCCAGCTGGAGCCGAGCACCACACACCAAGTGA